One Halalkalicoccus sp. NIPERK01 DNA window includes the following coding sequences:
- a CDS encoding potassium transporter TrkA, protein MPDSILAQVLVGLYLGALTGVLPALVSWALGFSFRYVTGVTVPGLGVVVVAAAIAGVSGGLLGLLDPAISETPVGVVAALVVLMASFWAHNQGDKMGEAFPRRITLESIRRRTLSGEVVDRVGRFGQVRVRVTNVEDVEGYPPLPAGVREKLEGERFSLPADLPLSELETRVRDRLRSSYDLETVSVSLDRRANATVAAAPALGGFSRRVPAGQRAVSVETLVPAGADRGDRALLWLPETTVEGHVLGVGEPSEDDDRPTRRLTVAVSPGEVEAVLAAEEVRVAVLGEANGRDLLARLKAAGLRVRTLESVRSRTVDPTALRSETGAQVFAVRGPAGLRVPDGPVRVRAGEELLAVGTPDALRGLREVVA, encoded by the coding sequence ATGCCCGACTCGATCCTCGCACAGGTCCTCGTGGGGCTGTATCTCGGCGCCCTCACGGGCGTGTTGCCCGCGCTCGTCTCGTGGGCGCTCGGCTTCTCGTTTCGTTACGTCACCGGCGTCACCGTCCCCGGGCTGGGTGTCGTCGTCGTCGCGGCGGCGATCGCCGGCGTCTCGGGGGGGTTGCTCGGCCTGCTCGATCCCGCCATCTCCGAGACCCCGGTGGGAGTGGTCGCGGCGCTGGTCGTGCTGATGGCCTCCTTCTGGGCGCACAACCAGGGCGACAAGATGGGCGAGGCGTTCCCGCGGCGGATCACCCTCGAATCCATCCGCCGGCGGACGCTCTCGGGCGAGGTCGTCGACCGGGTCGGCCGGTTCGGACAGGTTCGCGTGCGCGTGACGAACGTCGAGGACGTCGAGGGGTACCCGCCCCTCCCCGCGGGGGTGCGCGAGAAACTCGAGGGCGAGCGGTTCTCGCTGCCCGCCGACCTGCCGCTGTCGGAACTCGAAACGCGCGTGCGCGATCGCCTGCGCTCGTCGTACGACCTCGAGACGGTGAGCGTCTCGCTCGACCGCCGCGCGAACGCGACGGTCGCGGCCGCCCCCGCCCTCGGCGGGTTCTCCCGACGCGTGCCGGCGGGCCAGCGGGCGGTCTCGGTCGAAACGCTGGTCCCCGCGGGCGCCGACCGGGGCGACCGGGCGCTCCTCTGGCTGCCCGAAACGACCGTCGAGGGCCACGTCCTCGGCGTCGGGGAGCCGTCGGAGGACGACGACCGCCCGACGAGACGGCTGACCGTCGCCGTCTCGCCGGGCGAGGTCGAGGCGGTGCTCGCGGCCGAGGAGGTCCGGGTCGCCGTCCTCGGGGAGGCGAACGGGCGGGACCTGCTCGCCCGGCTCAAGGCGGCCGGGCTACGGGTTCGAACGCTCGAGTCCGTGCGCTCGCGGACTGTGGATCCGACGGCCCTTCGGAGCGAGACCGGCGCACAGGTGTTCGCGGTGCGTGGACCCGCCGGGCTACGGGTGCCCGACGGACCCGTCCGCGTCCGGGCGGGCGAGGAACTGCTCGCGGTCGGCACCCCCGACGCGCTGCGGGGGCTTCGGGAGGTGGTCGCGTGA